The following proteins come from a genomic window of Microtus pennsylvanicus isolate mMicPen1 chromosome 22, mMicPen1.hap1, whole genome shotgun sequence:
- the Steap1 gene encoding STEAP1 protein — translation MEIDKNITKQEELWKMKPPERNLEDDTYSSQDTGETSMLKRQAHLPHTVHVDAFDCPSELQHTQEFFPNWRLPIKIAAIVSSLTFLYTVLREIIYPLVTSREQYFYKIPILVINKVLPMVSITLLALVYLPGVIAAVVQLRNGTKYKKFPPWLDRWMLARKQFGLLSFFFAVLHALYSLSYPMRRSYRYKLLNWAYKQVQQNKEDAWIEHDVWRMEIYVSLGIVGLAILALLAVTSIPSVSDALTWREFHYIQSKLGIVSLLLGTVHALIFAWNKWVDINQFVWYTPPTFMIAIVLPTVVLLCKVVLSLPCLRRKIMKIRCGWEDVRKTNRTEMASRL, via the exons ATGGAGATCGATAAAAATATTACAAAGCAAGAAGAACTTTGGAAAATGAAGCCCCCTGAGAGAAATCTGGAAGATGACACCTACTCG tcTCAGGACACAGGAGAGACCAGCATGCTGAAAAGACAGGCGCATTTGCCGCACACGGTCCACGTCGACGCATTTGACTGCCCCTCTGAGCTTCAGCACACGCAGGAATTCTTCCCAAACTGGCGCTTGCCAATTAAAATCGCTGCCATTGTATCATCTCTGACCTTCCTGTACACTGTTCTGAGGGAAATCATTTACCCTTTAGTAACGTCCCGTGAACAATATTTTTATAAGATCCCAATCCTGGTCATCAACAAAGTCTTGCCGATGGTCTCCATCACACTCCTGGCTCTGGTCTATTTGCCAGGGGTCATAGCTGCGGTTGTACAACTTCGCAATGGAACCAAGTACAAGAAATTCCCCCCGTGGCTAGACAGGTGGATGCTGGCAAGGAAGCAGTTCGGGCTCCTCAGCTTCTTCTTCGCTGTGCTGCACGCACTCTATAGCCTGTCTTACCCAATGAGGCGCTCCTACAGATACAAGCTGCTCAACTGGGCGTACAAGCAG GTTCAGCAAAACAAAGAGGATGCCTGGATTGAGCATGATGTTTGGAGAATGGAGATTTACGTGTCCCTGGGGATTGTGGGACTGGCCATCCTGGCTCTCCTGGCTGTGACGTCTATCCCGTCTGTGAGTGACGCTTTAACATGGAGAGAATTTCACTATATTCAG aGCAAGCTAGGAATTGTCTCTCTTCTTCTGGGCACAGTGCACGCTTTGATTTTTGCCTGGAATAAATGGGTGGATATCAATCAGTTTGTATGGTACACGCCTCCGACTTTTATGATAGCGATTGTCCTTCCAACTGTGGTCCTGCTGTGTAAAGTCGTGCTCTCCTTGCCCTGCCTGAGGAGGAAGATAATGAAGATTAGATGTGGCTGGGAAGatgtcagaaagacaaacaggacAGAGATGGCCTCCAGGCTGTAG